A portion of the Acidobacteriaceae bacterium genome contains these proteins:
- a CDS encoding TrbI/VirB10 family protein: MTEQTQAAASTEPVLNKKPFDPKGVMQKHSKPIVYGGFSVLVIIALIFSSHGKTAVNAKQQQKQNNPQPLVQDNTENNVADLKSQLAHQQQTLDQAAANDPSLVNVTPQQRAAALGYSATGQAQPCIPGQPCNQQMQGYGYAQQNGGGAGHVSPEQQASQELAAKERQRAYESRFSSNLAYSRPPDAPPQTQATNTDNGTYLPASMASGQQASSLVNARAAGDPPPAQGQSTFNRKPEVNIDSASGQPYVLYEGTTIDTVLMNRLDGDAVGPVKVLVSNPIYSHDHQHVLIPDGTIVLGEAKKIGGSGFGQQRRMTVAFHRLIMPDGYSVDLDQFHGLDQIGEEGLKDKVNNHYLQIFGTSIALGVIAGAAEISQGGGVYAGSGPQVFTNGAAASVSQSATTVLDRFMQIPPTITIREGHRVKVYITQDMLLPAYERHTIPGSF; this comes from the coding sequence ATGACGGAACAGACCCAGGCCGCAGCATCAACCGAGCCGGTGCTCAATAAGAAGCCCTTTGACCCGAAAGGAGTCATGCAGAAGCATTCCAAGCCGATCGTTTACGGCGGGTTCTCCGTGCTTGTCATCATTGCCCTCATCTTCAGTTCGCATGGAAAGACTGCCGTGAATGCCAAGCAGCAGCAGAAACAGAACAATCCTCAACCGCTTGTTCAGGACAACACGGAGAACAATGTCGCTGACCTCAAGAGTCAGTTGGCGCACCAGCAACAGACCCTTGACCAAGCGGCTGCGAACGACCCGTCACTGGTGAATGTGACGCCGCAGCAACGGGCGGCCGCCCTCGGCTACAGCGCAACCGGGCAGGCACAGCCTTGCATCCCCGGCCAGCCCTGCAATCAGCAGATGCAAGGCTATGGATACGCACAGCAGAACGGCGGCGGTGCGGGACATGTATCCCCCGAACAGCAGGCTTCGCAGGAACTCGCAGCGAAGGAGCGCCAACGCGCGTACGAGTCGCGCTTCTCCTCGAATCTGGCATACAGCCGTCCGCCCGATGCTCCGCCGCAGACTCAGGCCACCAATACAGATAACGGAACGTACCTGCCTGCCAGCATGGCATCCGGCCAGCAGGCATCGAGTCTGGTAAATGCACGTGCAGCGGGTGACCCACCACCTGCCCAAGGCCAGAGCACGTTCAATCGCAAACCGGAAGTCAACATCGATTCGGCCAGCGGCCAGCCGTATGTCCTGTATGAGGGTACGACCATCGACACTGTTTTGATGAACCGCCTTGATGGCGATGCCGTAGGCCCCGTGAAAGTCCTTGTTTCTAATCCCATCTACTCCCACGACCATCAGCATGTCCTCATTCCTGACGGCACAATCGTTCTCGGAGAGGCCAAAAAAATCGGTGGTTCAGGATTCGGGCAGCAGCGTCGCATGACAGTTGCCTTCCATCGCCTCATTATGCCGGACGGTTATTCCGTGGACCTGGATCAGTTCCACGGCCTAGACCAGATCGGGGAGGAAGGACTAAAAGATAAGGTGAACAACCATTACCTGCAAATCTTCGGCACATCCATTGCGCTGGGGGTTATAGCGGGAGCCGCCGAGATTTCACAGGGCGGCGGCGTTTACGCAGGCTCCGGGCCACAAGTCTTTACAAACGGAGCAGCGGCGTCCGTTTCACAGTCGGCGACGACTGTCTTGGACCGGTTCATGCAGATCCCTCCCACCATCACCATTCGGGAAGGACATCGCGTGAAGGTCTATATCACGCAAGATATGCTTCTGCCTGCTTACGAACGCCACACGATCCCCGGATCGTTTTAA
- a CDS encoding VirB8/TrbF family protein: MSMTMTHSPEITRAAQRYLEENASPLVENTWQRIVILTLVAVCGLLGALTYRSQRALASMHPMIVRINDVGRAEAIDYRNFAYRPQEAENKYYLTRWAELYFSRNRFTIERDQTNALYFLNGDVQHAVIEQERKDNFITTYRNDATLPYVDVEVKNIVLDDLRQSPYSARIEFEKVYTNPADHSELKRERWVASVTYVFRDAVKNNELAVNPLGLTIVRFRADQAFS; this comes from the coding sequence ATGTCGATGACTATGACTCACTCCCCGGAGATCACACGAGCGGCGCAACGCTACCTCGAAGAGAACGCTTCGCCACTAGTCGAGAACACCTGGCAGCGGATCGTGATTCTCACCCTTGTTGCCGTGTGCGGCCTGCTCGGAGCGCTCACCTACAGGAGCCAGCGAGCGCTTGCTTCCATGCACCCCATGATTGTCCGTATCAACGACGTTGGACGGGCTGAAGCGATTGACTACCGCAACTTTGCATACCGCCCTCAAGAAGCCGAGAACAAGTATTACCTGACACGCTGGGCGGAGCTGTACTTCAGTCGCAATCGCTTCACCATCGAGCGCGACCAGACGAACGCCCTGTACTTCCTCAACGGCGACGTGCAGCACGCCGTCATCGAGCAGGAACGAAAGGACAACTTCATCACCACCTATCGCAACGACGCCACGTTGCCTTACGTGGATGTGGAAGTGAAGAACATAGTCCTTGACGACCTGCGGCAATCGCCCTATTCCGCACGAATTGAATTCGAGAAGGTCTACACGAATCCGGCGGATCATTCGGAACTGAAGCGGGAGCGTTGGGTCGCCAGCGTTACCTACGTCTTTCGTGATGCCGTAAAGAACAACGAACTGGCCGTCAATCCTCTCGGACTGACCATCGTACGGTTCCGTGCCGACCAAGCTTTCAGCTAA
- a CDS encoding site-specific integrase codes for MVNLHVQRGKGKPLADASINRYRVTLSAVFQRAIKNEKLSDNPVRGTSQRKVRNSVIRWLRAEEEQAIRSAIQNRIDQFTEQGMLLTANHWRHHLCEFIISLKTGMRKGEQYGLTWPDVDFRLKQIHVRESKNGMERYIPMLDEVVWAFKTIKALQMTRKDRAVDKPNEAPDDSCFALGDPKKWWAATLKEAKVKKYRWHDNRHSFCSRLVQAGKSLKVVQELAGHRDIKMTARYAHLDHQSKRHALEDAFKAA; via the coding sequence ATGGTGAACCTCCATGTTCAGAGGGGCAAAGGGAAACCTCTCGCAGACGCTTCGATCAACCGCTATCGCGTCACGCTTAGTGCAGTCTTCCAGCGTGCGATCAAAAACGAAAAGCTCTCCGACAACCCTGTTAGAGGTACATCTCAAAGGAAGGTTCGCAACAGCGTGATTCGCTGGTTGCGTGCAGAGGAAGAGCAAGCAATCCGCTCCGCAATCCAAAATCGCATCGATCAGTTCACTGAACAAGGGATGCTGCTAACGGCGAATCACTGGCGTCATCATCTTTGCGAGTTCATCATCTCTCTCAAAACAGGAATGCGAAAGGGTGAGCAATACGGCTTGACCTGGCCGGATGTTGACTTTCGACTGAAGCAGATCCACGTTCGTGAATCGAAGAATGGAATGGAAAGATACATACCCATGCTCGATGAAGTTGTATGGGCGTTCAAGACCATCAAGGCATTGCAGATGACACGCAAGGATAGAGCGGTGGATAAGCCGAACGAAGCTCCTGACGACTCGTGCTTCGCTCTAGGGGATCCGAAGAAGTGGTGGGCGGCCACTCTCAAGGAAGCTAAGGTAAAGAAGTATCGGTGGCACGACAATAGGCACTCATTCTGCTCACGGCTGGTCCAAGCAGGGAAGAGCCTTAAGGTGGTGCAAGAGTTAGCTGGCCATCGCGATATCAAGATGACCGCGCGATACGCGCACCTCGATCACCAATCGAAACGTCACGCTCTCGAGGACGCCTTCAAGGCCGCATAG
- a CDS encoding LysR family transcriptional regulator, with the protein MSIYDYLEFRHLRFIVAVAEELNMTRAAERLNVVQSNLSKQISDIEELFHVKLFNRVRNGVQLTSAGQSLYIRAKQLLELREETINSLQAVQDAETKPFRLGFSQFVEHAVLQTVSQAYREMFPKGVVDLEGDDTDVLLKRLESGELDAALITLPFSIDRLCSQALFHERMVVCLCKDDPLAQMGELEAPDLNGRLGIFSDAHHHPAAHARLLEMLNEQRITPRTFSPAFSLEQIQWMVGQRMCLALIREHEVLHESLTTRPIRGVQWTIDSAIIYRQKDNHGAISLLLRDLARRYPNADANDRRKPPQSVKEETSLFQHEDALKNA; encoded by the coding sequence TTGAGCATTTATGACTATTTGGAATTCCGCCATTTGAGATTCATTGTGGCCGTCGCTGAAGAACTCAATATGACGAGAGCAGCTGAACGATTGAACGTAGTTCAATCCAACCTCAGCAAGCAGATCAGCGATATCGAAGAACTCTTTCACGTGAAGCTCTTCAATAGGGTTCGTAACGGCGTGCAACTCACTTCCGCAGGACAATCCCTCTACATTCGAGCGAAGCAACTGCTTGAACTTCGTGAAGAGACGATCAACTCGTTGCAAGCAGTGCAGGACGCCGAAACGAAGCCCTTCCGTCTTGGCTTCTCGCAATTCGTCGAGCATGCTGTTCTTCAAACCGTCTCGCAAGCCTATCGAGAGATGTTCCCAAAAGGCGTCGTCGATCTCGAAGGTGACGATACGGATGTCCTTCTAAAACGCCTTGAAAGCGGAGAGCTCGACGCTGCACTGATCACACTTCCATTCAGCATTGATAGGCTTTGTTCTCAAGCCCTCTTCCACGAACGTATGGTGGTCTGTCTGTGCAAAGACGATCCTTTAGCGCAGATGGGAGAATTGGAAGCGCCTGACCTGAATGGCAGGTTGGGTATTTTCAGTGATGCCCATCATCATCCGGCCGCCCACGCTCGTTTGTTGGAAATGCTCAACGAACAACGGATTACTCCACGCACATTCAGTCCAGCGTTCAGCTTGGAGCAGATCCAGTGGATGGTAGGACAGCGTATGTGCCTGGCCCTCATTCGCGAACACGAAGTGTTGCACGAATCCCTCACAACACGCCCGATTAGGGGCGTTCAATGGACGATTGATTCTGCCATCATCTACAGGCAGAAAGACAACCACGGCGCCATTTCTCTCCTCCTTCGCGATCTTGCTCGCCGCTACCCGAACGCCGACGCAAACGACCGACGCAAGCCGCCCCAATCCGTGAAGGAAGAGACCAGTTTGTTCCAGCACGAGGACGCGCTGAAGAATGCCTGA
- a CDS encoding DUF87 domain-containing protein, whose product MFRIDRVLKPWKDAAALNDHINLYGFWNERTFLTKSGDLGMVLRVEGVDYESLDRDEQEYAVKRLEAALKSFGPGFHIYQYLIKTSRPDIPFAHYDDAVVEAAIDQRRTFFAAKQDSLYQIEIFYVVLLEGSRSKRGIGSALAMFFSDPAGAWNELGGQFSKSKMKTLLRFQIESCLGRLEQRAEAFSRQLADFVQIAVLGKEDQFIFFRRLVNYDAPRIEGRPQSTQFLDYQVVNSNIDAERDHLRVGEHLVRVLTMKECIIETKPLVLDSLLKIPASFTVCTEWVPLPQDKARKEVAKRRRHFNISKTGFVSQLGNDATQTNPRDVLVDESKQADIENLGDCLRVLGEGQSLGDFSLSIVLHAQSLAELDRVAGEFQRLFTAADGSLFSETYNQLNAYFATVPGNYAVNLRRLYVLTSNYADLSFLFTILPGEKRNPHLNAEYLAVLETDNSTPYFLNLHNGEVAHTLILGQTGSGKSYLANFILQNAQKYQPQTYIFDIGGSFESLTDIFGGTYLNVGQESRDFTINPFSLPQTKENLQFLFSLFRVLIEGSDGHYRLDFKEERKLWEAVERTYVLEPEQRTLSNFANIVGELKDRLHRWTKAGQYGFLFDNPGDTLTFSRFQTFNFAGWGDAPEALEPLLFYVLHRASNEISDPKKLATFKLFLLDEAWLFIKNETIRNYIVQAQKTWRKHNAAMVLATQSLKELKESGMLQIVSESCPTKIFLANPEMNRDLYRDAFHLNDTELELIAGLVPPGQMLIRKAQSSKKVHLNVDSVSHWTATNNARDNIVKRDYFARFGIAEGLRRLAQDHPFRPRTLAVTPTR is encoded by the coding sequence ATGTTTCGTATTGACCGAGTGCTAAAGCCGTGGAAAGATGCCGCAGCGTTGAATGACCACATCAACCTGTATGGCTTCTGGAACGAACGGACATTCCTCACTAAGTCCGGCGATCTTGGCATGGTGCTCCGTGTGGAGGGTGTGGACTACGAGAGCCTTGACCGCGACGAACAGGAATACGCGGTCAAGCGTTTAGAAGCGGCTCTCAAATCCTTCGGCCCCGGCTTCCATATCTACCAGTACCTCATCAAGACCAGCAGGCCGGATATCCCGTTTGCCCACTATGACGATGCCGTGGTGGAAGCAGCCATCGACCAGCGCCGCACATTCTTTGCAGCCAAGCAGGATTCTCTCTATCAGATCGAGATCTTCTATGTCGTATTGCTCGAAGGCTCACGTTCGAAGCGAGGCATCGGGTCCGCGCTCGCGATGTTCTTTTCCGATCCTGCCGGAGCATGGAACGAACTCGGCGGCCAGTTCAGCAAATCGAAGATGAAGACCTTGCTCCGCTTTCAGATTGAGTCGTGCCTTGGCCGTCTAGAGCAGCGCGCCGAAGCGTTCAGCCGCCAACTGGCGGACTTCGTGCAGATTGCGGTATTAGGAAAGGAAGACCAATTCATATTCTTCCGCAGATTGGTCAACTATGACGCACCGCGCATCGAGGGTCGTCCGCAGAGCACACAGTTCCTCGACTACCAGGTGGTGAACTCCAACATCGACGCGGAGCGCGACCACCTCCGCGTCGGCGAGCATCTCGTGCGCGTTCTCACCATGAAGGAGTGCATCATCGAGACGAAACCGTTGGTGCTGGATTCGCTGTTGAAGATCCCGGCGAGCTTTACGGTCTGCACGGAGTGGGTCCCACTCCCGCAGGACAAGGCCCGCAAGGAAGTGGCCAAGCGCCGTCGCCACTTCAACATCTCAAAGACCGGGTTTGTATCGCAGCTCGGAAACGATGCGACGCAGACAAATCCGCGCGATGTCTTGGTCGATGAGTCGAAGCAGGCTGATATTGAGAATCTTGGAGACTGTCTGCGTGTGCTCGGTGAGGGCCAGTCTCTCGGAGACTTTTCCTTGTCGATTGTGCTCCATGCACAGTCGCTCGCGGAGTTGGATCGGGTCGCAGGCGAGTTCCAGCGTTTGTTCACCGCTGCCGATGGCTCGCTGTTCAGTGAAACCTACAATCAGCTCAACGCCTACTTCGCCACGGTTCCCGGCAACTATGCCGTCAATCTCCGTCGGCTCTACGTGCTCACTTCAAATTATGCAGACCTCAGCTTTCTGTTTACGATCCTGCCGGGCGAGAAGCGCAATCCCCACCTGAACGCGGAATACCTGGCTGTGCTTGAGACCGACAACAGCACACCTTACTTCCTGAACCTCCATAACGGCGAAGTTGCGCACACGCTCATCCTGGGGCAAACGGGATCGGGCAAGTCCTACCTGGCAAATTTCATACTTCAGAACGCACAGAAGTACCAGCCGCAGACGTACATATTCGACATCGGCGGCAGCTTCGAGTCGCTGACAGACATCTTCGGCGGCACTTACCTGAACGTTGGTCAGGAGTCGCGCGATTTCACCATTAATCCGTTCTCTCTGCCGCAGACGAAAGAGAACCTGCAATTTCTCTTCTCGCTCTTCCGCGTATTGATTGAAGGTTCTGACGGCCATTATCGGCTGGACTTCAAAGAGGAGCGCAAGCTGTGGGAGGCCGTCGAGCGCACTTACGTCCTGGAGCCGGAACAGCGCACGCTCTCTAACTTCGCCAACATCGTAGGCGAATTGAAGGATCGTCTGCACCGCTGGACGAAGGCTGGTCAATACGGCTTTCTCTTCGACAACCCCGGGGACACGCTGACCTTTTCCCGCTTCCAGACATTCAACTTCGCCGGATGGGGCGATGCGCCGGAGGCTTTGGAGCCTTTGCTGTTCTACGTTCTCCATCGTGCGTCGAATGAGATTAGCGACCCAAAGAAGCTCGCGACGTTCAAGCTCTTTCTTTTGGACGAGGCATGGCTGTTCATCAAGAACGAAACGATCCGCAATTACATCGTGCAGGCGCAGAAAACGTGGCGCAAACATAACGCGGCCATGGTGCTCGCTACCCAATCGCTCAAGGAGCTTAAGGAATCGGGAATGCTCCAAATTGTCTCCGAGAGTTGCCCGACGAAGATCTTTCTCGCCAACCCGGAAATGAATCGGGACCTGTACCGTGACGCCTTCCACTTGAATGACACCGAATTGGAGTTAATCGCCGGGCTTGTCCCGCCGGGGCAGATGCTGATCCGCAAAGCGCAGTCGAGCAAGAAGGTTCATTTGAATGTCGATTCCGTCTCGCATTGGACGGCCACCAACAACGCCCGCGACAACATCGTGAAGCGCGATTACTTCGCCCGCTTCGGCATCGCCGAAGGCTTGCGCAGACTCGCACAAGACCATCCGTTCCGGCCCCGCACTCTGGCCGTCACCCCAACCCGGTAG
- a CDS encoding type IV secretion system protein, with protein sequence MDFLILIKNGCDNLTATVSPSVDSLGLHMVLSLATIMLVWFGVQEALASSQGGGGFSMAKFLNFFLLITFAYCFVKFYDGSIPGIGYSLKGFISGGTSSLVDYIGSDSTQEVQTTIQGALGKMGTMSPSLTEPYTLLCTYTVQVILSILSGLIGVIIAYGAIGATIIGLLGPVFIPFMVFDKTEFLFWGWLRAFLGFEFYKVVAAATMSVMSHLLISYFTSGANNLNDPRSLAAVMPGLLILCLVTGFILLKIPAMTATLFSGHVGGHDGGLSIATSAAALMK encoded by the coding sequence ATGGACTTCCTCATCCTCATCAAGAACGGGTGCGACAATCTCACCGCGACCGTATCCCCATCCGTTGATTCGTTGGGGCTACACATGGTCTTGTCGCTGGCTACGATTATGTTGGTCTGGTTCGGGGTGCAGGAAGCCCTTGCCTCTTCGCAGGGCGGGGGCGGCTTTAGCATGGCGAAGTTCCTGAATTTCTTCCTCCTTATCACTTTCGCCTACTGCTTCGTGAAGTTCTACGACGGAAGCATTCCCGGCATCGGCTATTCACTGAAGGGATTCATCAGCGGTGGCACAAGCAGTCTTGTGGACTATATAGGCAGTGATTCCACGCAAGAGGTCCAGACCACGATTCAGGGGGCGCTCGGCAAAATGGGCACAATGTCGCCATCTCTAACGGAGCCGTATACGTTGCTCTGCACCTACACGGTGCAGGTCATCCTTAGTATCCTCTCCGGGCTTATCGGCGTCATCATCGCTTACGGTGCCATCGGAGCCACCATCATCGGCCTGCTTGGCCCTGTGTTCATTCCATTCATGGTCTTCGACAAAACGGAGTTCCTCTTCTGGGGATGGCTTCGAGCATTTCTCGGCTTCGAATTCTACAAAGTCGTCGCCGCCGCCACCATGAGCGTTATGAGCCATCTGCTCATTAGCTATTTCACCAGCGGCGCGAACAATCTCAATGACCCTCGGAGTCTTGCGGCCGTTATGCCTGGCTTGCTCATCCTGTGCTTAGTGACGGGTTTCATTCTTTTGAAGATTCCTGCGATGACAGCGACACTCTTCTCCGGCCACGTCGGAGGGCACGATGGCGGTCTTTCGATCGCAACCAGCGCCGCGGCGCTCATGAAGTAG
- a CDS encoding single-stranded DNA-binding protein, producing MYTNKVTLIGFLGSDAEVRTNDDRSFTTLSLATKSSYKKDGKYVEHTEWHRCIVFGKKLAEFAGTLKKGAHLMVEGELRSRKYTSTKNNAEQTIWEVRVESILKLDRAAKATAEEQDEEVTAPEEVAA from the coding sequence ATGTACACCAACAAAGTCACCCTCATCGGCTTCCTCGGCAGCGACGCAGAAGTTCGCACCAACGACGACCGCAGCTTCACCACACTCTCACTCGCAACCAAGTCTTCGTACAAGAAGGACGGCAAGTACGTTGAGCACACCGAATGGCACCGTTGCATCGTCTTCGGAAAGAAGCTGGCAGAGTTCGCCGGCACCCTGAAGAAGGGTGCTCACCTGATGGTCGAAGGCGAGTTGCGCAGCCGGAAATATACCAGCACGAAGAACAACGCAGAACAGACCATCTGGGAGGTTCGCGTCGAGTCGATTCTCAAACTGGATCGGGCGGCCAAGGCCACTGCAGAGGAGCAGGACGAAGAAGTCACAGCCCCCGAGGAAGTGGCCGCTTAA
- a CDS encoding TrbC/VirB2 family protein, translating to MFRTRVVVPQRTVLTLQRWFRPSAVLLGLILVLPVAAHAQSGSPFDSGFTSLQNLFTGTIAKVASLIAIVIGGYQFAHGEPGAKKALAGVAAGTGIAVLATNVLSWLWGG from the coding sequence ATGTTCCGTACTCGTGTCGTCGTTCCCCAGCGAACAGTCCTCACATTGCAGAGATGGTTTCGCCCGTCCGCAGTGTTGCTTGGACTGATTCTTGTCCTTCCCGTCGCCGCACACGCTCAATCGGGATCACCGTTTGACAGCGGCTTTACCTCGCTTCAAAACCTCTTCACCGGCACGATTGCCAAGGTCGCAAGCCTTATCGCAATCGTGATCGGCGGCTACCAGTTTGCCCATGGCGAGCCGGGAGCGAAGAAGGCCCTCGCTGGTGTCGCAGCCGGCACCGGGATTGCGGTGCTCGCAACCAACGTCCTCTCGTGGCTGTGGGGCGGTTAG
- a CDS encoding TrbG/VirB9 family P-type conjugative transfer protein, with the protein MQRILISFLLAVAFSAPAVAQDASARTVQYHSQDIVPIRAKMKFTTLIQVPPTEKIMEAATGDKDFWVVDVVGNFCFVHPAKAGISTNLNLITDKGNIYSFTLQDVSSSSQMPDLKVLIEPADRSSIVAASGPPQFVPAAQLQQAQQQLASVQSHVDQAMDSYKSDYQSKLKFDYAFKANEAPFDITSIYHDDKFTYIKTTAPEKFSVYEMKDGKPNLISYDLREGTYIIPKVMDNGYVELGKKKMEFTRKG; encoded by the coding sequence ATGCAGCGCATTCTCATCTCTTTCTTGCTGGCCGTCGCGTTCTCCGCTCCTGCCGTCGCACAGGATGCATCGGCTCGTACCGTGCAGTATCACTCCCAGGACATCGTACCGATACGGGCCAAAATGAAATTCACGACTCTGATCCAGGTGCCTCCGACTGAAAAGATCATGGAGGCCGCGACCGGCGACAAAGATTTCTGGGTCGTGGATGTCGTCGGCAACTTTTGCTTCGTGCATCCGGCCAAGGCTGGTATCAGCACGAACCTGAACCTCATTACCGACAAAGGCAACATCTATTCGTTCACCTTGCAGGATGTGTCCAGCAGCTCGCAGATGCCCGACCTGAAGGTGTTGATAGAGCCTGCCGACCGTTCTTCCATCGTCGCGGCCAGTGGGCCACCGCAGTTCGTTCCCGCTGCCCAGCTCCAGCAGGCGCAGCAGCAGCTTGCTTCGGTACAGTCGCACGTCGATCAGGCGATGGACTCGTACAAGAGCGATTACCAATCGAAGCTGAAGTTTGACTACGCCTTCAAAGCGAATGAAGCGCCCTTCGATATCACATCGATCTACCACGATGACAAGTTCACCTATATCAAAACGACTGCGCCGGAGAAGTTCTCCGTGTACGAGATGAAGGACGGCAAGCCCAATCTCATCTCCTATGACCTGCGCGAAGGGACGTACATCATCCCGAAGGTCATGGATAACGGCTACGTGGAGCTGGGCAAGAAAAAGATGGAATTCACGCGTAAGGGCTAA
- a CDS encoding VirB3 family type IV secretion system protein: protein MQELNRSNQRRNRVFKSLHKPLTYLGVERTLFFFICVAAVGVFNLFNSLLAGGLVFAVGYALGSWVTNADPAFLRILARSERYKLRYDAHKQSVPRVEVR, encoded by the coding sequence ATGCAGGAATTAAATCGGAGTAACCAGCGCCGCAATCGCGTCTTCAAAAGCCTGCATAAGCCTCTCACCTACCTGGGCGTTGAACGCACCCTCTTCTTCTTCATTTGTGTCGCCGCCGTTGGCGTCTTCAATCTCTTCAATTCTTTGCTTGCAGGCGGGCTCGTCTTCGCTGTCGGGTACGCCCTCGGCTCCTGGGTCACCAATGCTGACCCAGCGTTTCTTCGCATCCTCGCACGTTCGGAGCGCTACAAGCTCCGGTACGACGCGCATAAGCAGAGTGTTCCCCGCGTGGAGGTCCGCTGA